Below is a window of Penaeus vannamei isolate JL-2024 chromosome 30, ASM4276789v1, whole genome shotgun sequence DNA.
CCACGGGGGCGCGGCTGGCGGTAGAGGGAGATTTGTAGGAAATCACGCCACCACCAGTAGGCGATCCTTGgctagtggaggagaaggaagagcctGCGCCCAAAGAGGAGGTACTGGAGGAGGCGGGCGCGGTGGATGCAGCTCGGGAAGGAGGAGGGCCACGAGAAACTGAGATTTCTTCTGTCTCAAATCCGATGCCTTTTCCGGCGCGGAAGCGGAAGGTGCGGCGTGTTCCATCCTCGTCCACCACGGTGTAGGTGCCTTGCACGTTTCCGTCGGCGTCGGCGGTTTCTGAGCGAGAGTATTGCTCCGAGTCGAAGGCGAAGTTGTAGGAGGCATCTAAGCCAGTATCGGCGAGGGGGTCAATGAAGGGCGTCTCCTTTACTGGGACGAGCCTTCCAGTTGGTTGACCAGATGGTGCCCCGGGAACCTCAGGTCCTACGGGAATGTGGGCTCCTTCAGCAATGAATCCTGTGTCAGATCCAGCTTCGTATTGTACACTTCGCCTCTGACCGTCGTCCTCGGCTACGAAATCAAACTTTCCGTCAACGTTGTTATCTCTGTCGCCAGACTCTGCACGAGAGTGGCTGGAAGTCTCATAAGCGAAGGAGTAACCACCATCGGATCTGACCTCGCTGCGCGTGTTGGCCTCTTCGAATGGACGACTTGAGAGGCGAGTCTGGGGGGAGAAGGAACTGAAGGCGGTGGAGGGACGGGAGGCCGTGGGGGCGCGGGAAGCGGAGGAACTGAAGGTGGAAGGTGTGCGGGGTGCAGAGGGCTTGGGGGCAGCAGGGCTGTGGGAAATGGAAGTGCTATAGGTTGCGGGTGTGCGTTGAGCCGAAGCACCGAAGGAAGCAGCAGAGGGCCGCCGAGCAGGTTTGGGGCTACCGAAAGGTCTGCGATGTGCAGACTGTCCGGTAAAACTGGTAGAAGCCACACGTGAGCCAAACTGGGAACTGGAAGCCTGTGTGGCGACTGGACGTCTCGGTGCAGTGCGCTGGTCTCCCGCAGTCGCTCTGAAGGAGGATGTAGTGGACGTCAGCCTGTTGGATGTTGTTCCCGCTGGTCGCGACGAAGAAAAGCGCCGGGAAGACGAAGTGAGTCGGGTGGCGGCGGGGGTCGCGTCCGAATCAGTCTGCTGCGGCAGGTCGTCTCCTTCGATGACGAAGCCAGTACCTCGACCGGCCGTGTAGGAGAACGTGCGCGTGCGGCCGTCCTCGTCAGTGTACGTGTAGGACCCGCGAACGTTTCCGTCGGCATCGCTCACCTCGGTCCGCGATTGCTCGTCTCCGGCGAACTGGAATGTGTAAGAGGCATCGGTTTCGGTGTCGGCCAGAGGGTCCACGAAGGGCCTCCTGGACTGCACCGCCGAATGGGCTGCCGTAAAGTCAGGATGCGGGGCTGGCAGGTGGTCACCCTGCGCCCGGAATCCACCCACCCCAGAGTTGTACTGAAGCCTGACGTTTTGTCCTTCAGGATCCTTGTATCCGAACTCTCCGTCTAGATCTCCGGCGCTCTTCAGGCGCGCGCTCTCAAAGGCTCCCTCGCCGGTGTCGTGGCCGTACTTGTAGGTCCCGTCGCTGTGCAGGACGTAGTACTGGGAGCGTCTCCCCGCGCCCACGCGAGGGATCTTGTAGGCGCTCTCGTCGGGCTGGGGCAAACTCAGCGCGCTAACCGCAATAGCGGACAACAGCACCTGCAGAGGGAGTGGAAGCTCTTATGAACTCATGCTTTAAAGAGGCAATCGGTGATGTAAAGAAAAAGAGTGACACATCGCTGCTCACTTATCAAAAAAcgatcatattatatatatatatatatatatatatatatatatatatatatgtatatatatatatatatatatatatgtgtgttcgtgtgtgtgtgtgtgggtgtgggtgtatgtgagtgtttgtgtgtgtgtgtttgtgtttgtgtttgtgtgtgtgtgtgtgtgtgtgtctgtgggtgcttgtggttgtggttgtgtttgtgtgtgtgtgtgtgtgtgtgtgtgtgtgtgtgtgtgtgtgtgtgtgtgtgtgtgtgtgtgtgtgtgtgtgtgtatatatatatatatatatatatatatatatatatatatatatatatatatatatatatatatatgtatattcacacacacacaccgacacacataaataagtgaatatattaaTGCATGCGCAACAAAACGAAGTGgatctttccttttcgttccaTCACCAAAaattatctatctactgatccatctctctatatccaaacatatatatgcgcatatctcctatctacctacctatctctttttctgtctatacatatatatctatgtatctttatacatatatatatatatatatatatatatatatatatatatatacatatatatagatatatatgtattaattacatattcataaatattaatatatatttgtatatcaatatacatatacatataagtatatacatatatatacatatgcatatatgtatctgtgtatttatgtatgcacacacacacacacacacacacacacacacacacacacacacacacacacacacacacacacacacacacacacacacacacacacacacacacacacacacacacacacacacacacacacatacacacacatgcacagacacatacacacacacatacgcacacacacacacacacacacacacacacacacacacacacacacacacacacacacacacatacacatacgcatgcacacacacacacacacacacacacacacacacacacacacacacacacacacacacacacactcacacacacacacacacacacacacacacacacacacacacacacacacacacacacacacgcacacgcacacacacacgcacacacacacacacacacacacacacacacacacacacacacacacgcacgcacacacacatacacacacaaacacacatacacacacacaaacacacacacacacacacacacacacacacacacacacacacacacacacatatatatatatatatatatatatatatatatatatatatatatatagatatatatatatatatatatatatatatatatatatatatatatatatatatatatatatacatatatatatatatatatctatatatatatatatatatatatatatatatatatatatatatatatatatatatatatatatatatatatatatatatatatatatatatatatatatatatatatatatatatatatatatatatatatatatatatatatacctatacacacacacacacacacacacacacacacacacacacacacacacacacacacacacacacacacacacacacacatatataNNNNNNNNNNNNNNNNNNNNNNNNNNNNNNNNNNNNNNNNNNNNNNNNNNNNNNNNNNNNNNNNNNNNNNNNNNNNNNNNNNNNNNNNNNNNNNNNNNNNNNNNNNNNNNNNNNNNNNNNNNNNNNNNNNNNNNNNNNNNNNNNNNNNNNNNNNNNNNNNNNNNNNNNNNNNNNNNNNNNNNNNNNNNNNNNNNNNNNNNNNNNNNNNNNNNNNNNNNNNNNNNNNNNNNNNNNNNNNNNNNNNNNNNNNNNNNNNNNNNNNNNNNNNNNNNNNNNNNNNNNNNNNNNNNNNNNNNNNNNNNNNNNNNNNNNNNNNNNNNNNNNNNNNNNNNNNNNNNNNNNNNNNNNNNNNNNNNNNNNNNNNNNNNNNNNNNNNNNNNNNNNNNNNNNNNNNNNNNNNNNNNNNNNNNNNNNNNNNNNNNNNNNNNNNNNNNNNNNNNNNNNNNNNNNNNNNNNNNNNNNNNNNNNNNNNNNNNNNNNNNNNNNNNNNNNNNNNNNNNAATCTAGGATTTAAAAttttagaaaagggaaaaatttttttcatggtaattaaagaatttaacatttaaaaaatatgatgattatattatgataataatgataattaaaataataaaaaaaaggcaaataataaaaaaggaaaaaaattataatataattattttgaataaaaaaaattacattatttaataatttttcaataataaaaaaataattatatcattatcatttttaattaataCTGATTATTTAGATTAATCATTATttaagatatttattattatattttataaatattataatataaaaatagcaataatttaacataaaattattataactaaaaatggaaaaataatatataatcaatcataatcaaattaaaaatcataaaaattaagTAATTAAAATTTAGATAATAATtcattaaattttaaatttttaaagaAAGAATTAAACCCAAATCAAAAAAAATATTCCCTTTAAATAAAAATCTTTATATGGTAATTATAGGGTTTTAAATTAATTCAGAATATAATGATTTATTGATATTCccttattaataaataaatataattattatatataaaaaaaatatataaatttattttaattattaaaattttaaaaaaattttcaataatttattaatattttaaattaagaataaaatattaatcatatatatttattataaaatttttatttcattgtatttttaaaaattattatatattatataaatatttaaaatgaaaaattaattttaaaaaacttATTATAatccaataataatgaataaaatataacatatatatgatataatatatatataaaaatataagatatatatgtatttattaaaattatataaaaagaaattataaatttaaaaaaaaaaattttaaatgagAAACTAAAAAACTTTTTCAATTAAATGATTAACATATTAGTAATTATATTTATGCCTTTTAtcaaatgaaaaaggaaacagataagctaaaatgaaaaaaacctttttaatgtttatttattaaacaatataattattctatttccttatatgcaataaaaataataaaatatatgcatataattatatattagtcatatatttaatcatattatGCATTAACatattaaatattaataaaatcatatattcaactattattatatcattaattatataatattaccataataatataatataaaaaaattaaaataatatataataaaaattatcattaaaaataaatataaaccaaatgaaaaaaggaaatagtatAACCcggaaaacgggggggggggggggggggggggggtaaaatctagcgtattttggGAGAAACATCGCAATAAACCCTTTttgctttctaatggtaattataaggattttaacattaattcaggtaatcatgatgatttccatgatgattcctttactattgacaatgatgataattatgatgataatgataatgattatgatggtaatgataatgataatgacaataataatgacaataatgataaagttataattataatgataatctctagcattacagcaataatagcaatgattaactctattccaataatttccatactaataatggcaatagaaataataatattattatcattgcccttattttcattattatttccaagatcatcattattgctattatcattatataaatagttataatgataaaaatagcaataataattagcataataatcatcataactgcaataatgatgataatgataatgataatgactataatgataataatcatataaatgatgacagtaatgataataatgatgataataattatcattcagtccaggaaatgaaggccagaagtaagaaaatcccagaattcgaaaaaacggcaaaatctagcgtattacagccttttgagagaaacgtcgaaaaaaaaccattttgcttttttggtaattatgatgatttccctgatgaatcctttattattgacaaaaatgatgataattatgaggacaatgacaataataatgacaataataatgataataatgataaagtcataattataatgataatcttgagaattactgcaataatagtaataattaactctattccaataattatcatactaataatggcaatagaaataataataacattatcattgtcattataataattatcattttcattaatatttctaagatcatcattattgctattttaattatacaaatagttatgatgataaaaatagcaataataattagcataataattattataactgcaataatgatgactaataatgataattacatgatATTGAccataatgaatataatcataaaatgatgacag
It encodes the following:
- the LOC138867422 gene encoding nuclear pore complex protein DDB_G0274915-like (The sequence of the model RefSeq protein was modified relative to this genomic sequence to represent the inferred CDS: added 20 bases not found in genome assembly); translation: MATWSSLVLLSAIAVSALSLPQPDESAYKIPRVGAGRRSQYYVLHSDGTYKYGHDTGEGAFESARLKSAGDLDGEFGYKDPEGQNVRLQYNSGVGGFRAQGDHLPAPHPDFTAAHSAVQSRRPFVDPLADTETDASYTFQFAGDEQSRTEVSDADGNVRGSYTYTDEDGRTRTFSYTAGRGTGFVIEGDDLPQQTDSDATPAATRLTSSSRRFSSSRPAGTTSNRLTSTTSSFRATAGDQRTAPRRPVATQASSSQFGSRVASTSFTGQSAHRRPFGSPKPARRPSAASFGASAQRTPATYSTSISHSPAAPKPSAPRTPSTFSSSASRAPTASRPSTAFSSFSPQTRLSSRPFEEANTRSEVRSDGGYSFAYETSSHSRAESGDRDNNVDGKFDFVAEDDGQRRSVQYEAGSDTGFIAEGAHIPVGPEVPGAPSGQPTGRLVPVKETPFIDPLADTGLDASYNFAFDSEQYSRSETADADGNVQGTYTVVDEDGTRRTFRFRAGKGIGFETEEISVSRGPPPSRAASTAPASSSTSSLGAGSSFSSTSQGSPTGGGVISYKSPSTASRAPVAPRPSTTSSFSSFSSSSSQQASRSPPLRSIFKPTSTKEVFPGFKLHQYDFTKNPDKFGYVLTFDN